In one window of Prevotella sp. E13-17 DNA:
- a CDS encoding DUF5606 domain-containing protein, whose product MQQTILAIAGKPGLYKLVSRAKNSLIVEALDATHRRQPAFGTDRITSLADIAMYTETDDVPLMDVLDNMKKLEEGKKSSVDYKKASGDELREYFAKVLPEFDRERVQTSHIKKLIQWYNILIENGISDFKEEMKPTEGDNIDDRKA is encoded by the coding sequence ATGCAACAGACCATTTTAGCAATTGCCGGCAAACCCGGACTCTACAAATTAGTATCACGTGCCAAGAACAGTCTGATCGTTGAAGCACTCGATGCCACACACCGTCGTCAGCCTGCCTTCGGCACCGACCGCATCACCTCGCTGGCCGATATCGCCATGTACACCGAGACAGACGATGTTCCCCTGATGGATGTGCTGGACAACATGAAGAAATTGGAAGAAGGAAAGAAATCTTCCGTAGATTATAAGAAAGCCAGTGGCGACGAGCTGCGCGAGTATTTCGCAAAGGTACTGCCCGAGTTCGACCGTGAGCGCGTGCAGACCAGCCACATCAAAAAACTGATTCAGTGGTACAACATCCTTATCGAGAACGGCATCTCTGACTTCAAAGAAGAGATGAAGCCAACAGAGGGTGACAACATTGACGACAGGAAAGCATAA